A single window of Denticeps clupeoides unplaced genomic scaffold, fDenClu1.1, whole genome shotgun sequence DNA harbors:
- the LOC114774553 gene encoding kinetochore scaffold 1-like, which translates to MDPTETLRFDFEPAGSSRRRISSILKAPRPSTRLSDSDQKEVQAENVRPTEKRRNSRRVSFASKNDIRLFANNERGAPPVRSPLQDVFTSGTDPESTKGIYIHEDGTQPVSGMDDLLMAPLHVSQLNNKVRFFTDPTVQGDQTKVFDAEEDAYMDMTHCHTIVIDKDSNLNLDCGTEMTSSGLSKNETTQDKSIFHTQVERDTDFLAFLAGFSQKDNSKKCDVAPKNVDYVTGTDKENLPPVLSSRRSDRPGTSQSQGLHLKRRSTGHPEQQLIERTKIHTEGGGPRHGHYDVPGQGLHWISASQQSTLPNNEDDMELTRNQTVAIKFKTTDVDNRAETLRLDPNNTKIFSADECGMELTGVVSGSFGIQGQVETQFSKTACASTHELGNQHWGGGFPSVANALCLPDSDSTQIPCISTVNIKSKGFDQVEPFGEVRRSMLSNQTVVDCEGMNLTKALHGHIEVTHMGRDETNKTLIFSKDDCDGMELTQGQNVVINFKCSEKEQYVHKPRKSLSFHQTVDFMQDEAMELTEAVTACIEAKRNDTIKIMAWRCLSVRRLQCIQKNKN; encoded by the exons ATGGATCCCACCGAAACCCTGAGATTCGA TTTTGAACCTGCTGGGTCAAGCAGAAGGAGGATTTCATCG ATTTTAAAAGCACCTCGCCCTTCCACCAGACTCTCTGACTCAGACCAGAAAGAGGTTCAG gcTGAGAATGTCAGGCCAACAGAAAAAAGGCGGAATTCACGTAGGGTCAGCTTTGCCTCCAAAAATGACATTCGTTTGTTTGCAaa TAATGAAAGAGGTGCGCCTCCTGTACGGAGTCCTTTGCAAGATGTTTTCACCAGCG GAACAGATCCTGAGAGCACAAA GGGCATCTATATTCATGAGGATGGGACTCAGCCCGTTTCTG gcATGGATGACCTGTTAATGGCACCTCTTCACGTCTCACAGCTAAACAACAAG GTCAGGTtcttcactgaccccactgtACAGGGAGATCAGACGAAGGTTTTTGATGCAGAAGAAGATGCCTACATGGACATGACCCACTGTCACACTATTGTTATTGACAAGGACTCAAACCTGAATCTTGACTGTGGAACAGAGATGACCAGCAGTGGACTTTCTAAAAACGAAACGACTCAGGACAAAAGCATATTCCACACTCAAGTAGAAAGGGATACTGACTTTTTAGCCTTCCTAGCAGGTTTTTCACAGAAGGATAATTCCAAAAAGTGTGATGTGGCACCTAAAAATGTTGATTATGTTACTGGAACCGACAAAGAAAATCTTCCTCCAGTTCTGTCATCGAGGAGATCAGACCGTCCAGGTACCTCTCAATCCCAGGGTCTTCATCTTAAGAGGAGAAGTACAGGACATCCAGAACAACAACTGATAGAGCGCACAAAAATCCACACTGAGGGTGGAGGGCCTCGTCACGGGCACTATGATGTTCCTGGACAAGGTTTACACTGGATAAGTGCCTCGCAGCAATCAACTTTGCCCAACAATGAGGACGATATGGAATTGACAAGAAACCAGACTGTTGCAATCAAATTCAAAACTACAGATGTGGATAATAGAGCTGAGACCTTGAGACTTGATCCCAATAACACAAAAATTTTCTCTGCGGATGAGTGTGGGATGGAGCTTACTGGAGTAGTGAGTGGGTCCTTTGGAATTCAAGGGCAAGTTGAGACTCAATTTTCCAAAACTGCCTGTGCATCCACTCATGAGCTTGGAAATCAACATTGGGGTGGTGGCTTTCCCAGCGTTGCTAATGCATTGTGTCTTCCTGATTCTGACAGCACACAAATTCCATGTATTTCGACAGTAAACATCAAATCTAAAGGCTTTGATCAAGTGGAGCCTTTTGGTGAAGTAAGGAGAAGCATGTTGTCTAACCAGACTGTGGTGGATTGTGAGGGCATGAACCTGACCAAAGCTCTCCATGGACATATAGAAGTGACCCATATGGGCAGagatgaaacaaataaaaccctTATTTTTTCAAAGGACGATTGTGATGGTATGGAACTTACGCAAGGACAGAATGTTGTAATCAACTTCAAATGCTCTGAAAAGGAACAGTATGTCCACAAACCAAGAAAAAGCCTGTCCTTTCACCAAACTGTTGACTTCATGCAAGATGAAGCCATGGAGCTTACTGAAGCAGTCACTGCATGCATTGAAGCTAAAAGAAATGACACA ATAAAGATAATGGCATGGAGATGTCTCAGTGTCAGACGGTTGCAGTGCATACAGAAGAACAAAAACTGA